One genomic region from Bacteroidales bacterium WCE2008 encodes:
- a CDS encoding 23S rRNA pseudouridine2605 synthase, translated as MEENNKGGFSAEGRKLRPRRPRISGTHSEKVEYDRPQRNFEDRPRRNYGDGEDRPRRNYGDGRPNRNYGDNQERRSYGDRSQRSYGDRPRRNYGDNQERRSYGDRQQRSYGDRSQRSYGDNQERRSYGDRQQRSYGDRPHRPYGDNDRRSYGEGRPRRNFNDNRQGGRPAGRKPGFAAKRQAPRKDEGISKMLARKPIISDMQFSDNDTVKAPIKEEIRLNKFIANSGVCSRREADQLIQAGVVTVNGEVVTELGTKVNILKDEVKFNGETLKGEEKVYIIMNKPKGYVTTASDPHAEKTVMDLLKGCTARVFPVGRLDKSTTGVLMFTNDGDIAEKLTHPSYDKKKIYQVILDRPVAQEDFNKILAGVELSDGPVAADELEYIDSEDHKKIGIEIHSGKNRIVRRIFESLGYDVKALDRVYFAGLTKKGLKKGEWRFLTEGESNILKMGAYM; from the coding sequence ATGGAAGAAAATAACAAAGGCGGATTTTCCGCAGAAGGAAGGAAACTAAGGCCGAGACGGCCGAGAATTTCCGGCACACACTCAGAAAAGGTGGAATACGATCGTCCACAAAGAAACTTCGAAGACAGACCACGCAGAAATTACGGTGACGGCGAAGACCGTCCACGCAGAAACTATGGCGATGGCCGTCCAAACAGGAACTATGGTGACAACCAGGAGCGCAGAAGCTACGGCGACCGCTCCCAGAGGTCATATGGTGACCGTCCACGCAGGAACTATGGTGATAACCAGGAGCGCAGAAGCTATGGCGACCGCCAGCAGAGATCTTACGGAGACCGCTCTCAGAGATCATACGGCGACAACCAGGAGCGCAGAAGCTACGGTGACCGTCAGCAGAGATCTTACGGAGACCGTCCTCACAGACCATACGGCGACAACGATCGCAGAAGCTATGGCGAGGGCAGACCAAGAAGGAATTTCAACGACAACCGTCAGGGAGGAAGACCGGCAGGACGCAAACCTGGATTCGCAGCAAAGCGTCAGGCTCCGCGTAAAGACGAGGGCATCAGCAAGATGCTGGCCCGCAAGCCGATAATCTCGGATATGCAGTTCTCCGACAACGATACCGTAAAGGCTCCAATCAAGGAGGAGATCAGACTCAACAAATTCATCGCCAACTCGGGAGTATGCTCGCGTCGCGAGGCTGACCAGCTTATCCAGGCCGGTGTAGTAACCGTCAACGGAGAAGTTGTTACCGAACTCGGTACCAAGGTCAACATCCTCAAGGACGAAGTCAAGTTCAACGGTGAGACCCTGAAGGGCGAAGAGAAAGTCTACATCATCATGAACAAGCCGAAAGGCTACGTAACTACCGCCAGCGATCCTCACGCAGAAAAGACTGTGATGGATCTGCTCAAGGGCTGCACCGCAAGGGTATTCCCTGTAGGCCGCCTCGACAAGAGCACCACCGGCGTACTTATGTTCACTAACGATGGTGACATCGCAGAGAAACTTACCCATCCGTCATACGACAAGAAGAAGATCTATCAGGTAATCCTCGACCGTCCGGTCGCACAGGAGGACTTCAACAAGATCCTCGCAGGTGTTGAGCTCAGCGACGGGCCTGTCGCAGCAGACGAGCTCGAGTACATCGACTCAGAGGACCACAAGAAGATCGGCATAGAGATCCACTCAGGCAAGAACCGCATCGTCAGAAGGATTTTCGAATCCCTCGGCTACGACGTAAAGGCTCTTGACAGGGTTTACTTCGCAGGCCTCACCAAGAAGGGCCTCAAGAAGGGCGAGTGGAGATTCCTCACTGAGGGTGAATCCAACATCCTCAAGATGGGAGCTTACATGTAG
- a CDS encoding GTP-binding protein Era encodes MAENKTTGRHRAGFVNIIGNPNVGKSTLMNALVGEKLSIVTAKAQTTRHRIMGIVNGDDYQIVYSDTPGILKPNYRLQKNMMDFVDAAIGDADIILYVTDVVEKADKNADYIARLQKLECPIILVINKIDISDQTKVGELMGWWKQQLPKAEIFPVSAQEKFNLENVYEAIVKNLPESPAWFDKDAFTDKNLRFFASEIIREKILLNYDKEIPYCCQVEIETFKEGEERYDISAVIYVMRNSQKGILIGKAGAALKKLGTQARIEMEDFFQKKVFLSMFVKVDPDWRESRKELRRFGYEE; translated from the coding sequence ATGGCGGAGAATAAAACTACAGGCAGACACAGAGCTGGATTTGTCAACATCATCGGTAACCCGAATGTCGGCAAATCCACGCTCATGAATGCCCTTGTCGGCGAGAAACTGTCCATCGTGACGGCGAAAGCCCAGACTACCAGGCACAGGATCATGGGAATCGTCAACGGTGACGACTACCAGATTGTCTATTCCGACACTCCGGGTATCCTCAAGCCTAACTACCGTCTCCAGAAGAACATGATGGATTTCGTGGACGCCGCCATCGGCGACGCGGACATCATCCTCTATGTGACGGACGTCGTCGAGAAGGCTGACAAGAACGCCGATTATATAGCCAGGCTGCAGAAGCTCGAATGTCCTATAATCCTGGTGATCAACAAGATAGACATCAGTGACCAGACTAAGGTCGGGGAACTGATGGGATGGTGGAAGCAACAGCTTCCAAAGGCCGAAATCTTCCCTGTCTCAGCGCAGGAGAAGTTCAACCTCGAAAACGTCTATGAGGCTATCGTAAAGAACCTTCCGGAATCCCCGGCATGGTTCGACAAAGATGCCTTTACCGACAAGAACCTCAGATTCTTCGCTTCGGAGATAATAAGGGAAAAGATCCTTCTCAACTATGACAAGGAGATTCCTTATTGTTGCCAGGTAGAGATCGAGACCTTCAAGGAAGGCGAGGAAAGGTACGATATCAGTGCCGTAATCTACGTGATGCGGAACAGCCAGAAAGGCATCCTCATCGGCAAGGCCGGCGCTGCGCTGAAGAAACTGGGCACTCAGGCCAGGATCGAGATGGAAGATTTCTTCCAGAAGAAAGTATTCCTGAGTATGTTTGTAAAGGTTGATCCGGACTGGAGGGAGAGCCGCAAGGAACTCCGCAGATTCGGATATGAAGAATAA
- a CDS encoding DNA topoisomerase IV subunit A, with protein MAEEWDDIQQDDDLNEAPLDDSTEGSGKFDRLLGEDSRKYKLSGMFKDWFLDYSSYVILQRAVPHIVDGLKPVQRRVLHAMYRMDDGAYTKVANIVGQAMQFHPHGDQSILGALVQLGQKGYAVDCQGNWGNILTGDSNAAPRYIEARLSKFAKEVIFDPKITNWMTSYDGRNQEPTELPVRFPLLLAQGTEGIAVGMASKILPHNFNELIDGSIAILKGQDYEIYPDFPTGGFADCSKYMDGKRGGTVKVRAQIDKLDKNTIAITALPYGKTTHVLIDSILKAKDKGKIKIKKIEDMTTDKVEIIIHLPNDVSPDKTIDALYAFTDCEATIAPNTCVIKDNKPQFLSVKDVLEYDTWHTRDLLGAQLQIKLEELENDWHYSSLERIFFENKVYKILEENQKTWEIQLDEVFSKMKEYQGEVRREIVMDDILKLVEKPVRKISKFDTKAMDEKIRSLEEQMADIKDKIEHLTEYTIDWFKGLKKKYGKDFPRLTEITSFETIAATKVVNNNAKLYANLAEGFVGIGLKKDDNGEYISDCSDLSEIVVISKDGKYRVTKVSDKAFFGKNLLYVGVFNRGDERTIYNVIYRDGKSSIYYAKRFSITSVTRDKEYDITQGKPGSDIIWFTVNHNGEAETVRINFRPKPKLKKSSMEYDFSTLAIKGKASRGNLVSKNAIQKIVLKAKGVSTISGKDIWYDEDVQRLNEDSRGRYLGQFDSDDKVLAIFSNGTYYTTSFDLSNRYQGDVLAIEKLDPSKTYTALYWDGAAKAFYVKRFSFTVSDNTSVSFISDAKGSYLVAISEDKHPQILVTFGGKYEHREAEAIDAEEFIAKKGLAAKGKKCHQYDLKKVEFIEPLVKEDDEPEEEIQEDVQEEIPDDVLEVNETEMPSAAPAADSGAKAGDVIDLGEDDIPDDEPTLFDL; from the coding sequence ATGGCAGAAGAATGGGACGATATCCAGCAGGACGACGATCTTAACGAGGCACCCCTGGACGACTCGACCGAAGGGTCGGGAAAATTCGACAGGCTGCTCGGCGAGGACAGCAGAAAATACAAACTTTCAGGAATGTTCAAGGACTGGTTCCTTGACTATTCTTCGTATGTAATCCTGCAGAGGGCCGTTCCTCACATTGTGGATGGACTTAAGCCTGTACAGAGACGCGTGCTCCACGCGATGTACCGTATGGACGACGGCGCTTATACTAAAGTGGCAAACATCGTCGGACAGGCGATGCAGTTCCATCCTCACGGAGACCAGAGTATCCTCGGAGCTCTCGTCCAGCTGGGCCAGAAAGGCTATGCGGTCGACTGCCAGGGAAACTGGGGTAACATCCTTACCGGCGACTCCAACGCCGCACCGCGTTACATCGAGGCCCGCCTCAGCAAGTTCGCGAAGGAAGTGATATTCGACCCGAAGATCACCAACTGGATGACTTCATACGACGGCCGCAACCAGGAGCCGACCGAGCTCCCGGTCCGCTTCCCGCTGCTGCTTGCCCAGGGTACCGAAGGCATCGCCGTCGGCATGGCCTCAAAGATCCTGCCTCATAACTTCAACGAGCTTATCGACGGTTCGATCGCTATCCTGAAAGGTCAGGACTACGAGATCTACCCGGACTTCCCTACCGGAGGCTTCGCCGACTGTTCCAAGTACATGGACGGCAAGCGCGGCGGCACGGTCAAGGTCAGGGCGCAGATCGACAAGCTCGACAAGAACACCATCGCCATCACCGCCCTGCCTTACGGCAAGACGACCCACGTGCTTATCGATTCCATCCTGAAAGCCAAGGACAAAGGCAAGATCAAGATAAAGAAGATCGAGGACATGACTACGGACAAGGTGGAGATCATAATCCATCTTCCGAACGACGTTTCCCCGGACAAGACCATCGACGCTCTCTACGCATTCACTGACTGCGAGGCCACGATTGCTCCTAACACCTGCGTGATCAAGGACAACAAGCCGCAGTTCCTCAGCGTGAAGGACGTGCTCGAATACGACACCTGGCACACCAGGGACCTTCTCGGAGCCCAGCTCCAGATAAAGCTCGAAGAACTCGAGAATGACTGGCACTACAGCTCCCTGGAGCGTATCTTCTTCGAGAACAAAGTATATAAGATACTTGAAGAGAACCAGAAGACCTGGGAAATCCAGCTCGACGAGGTGTTCTCCAAGATGAAGGAATACCAGGGTGAAGTCCGCAGGGAAATCGTCATGGACGATATCCTCAAACTGGTCGAGAAACCTGTAAGGAAGATCTCCAAGTTCGATACCAAGGCTATGGACGAAAAGATCCGCAGCCTCGAAGAGCAGATGGCCGACATCAAGGACAAGATCGAGCATCTTACCGAATATACTATCGACTGGTTCAAGGGTCTCAAGAAGAAATACGGCAAGGACTTCCCGAGACTTACCGAAATCACCAGCTTCGAGACAATCGCGGCTACCAAGGTGGTCAACAACAACGCCAAGCTTTACGCCAACCTGGCCGAAGGCTTCGTAGGAATCGGGCTCAAGAAGGACGACAACGGCGAATACATCAGCGACTGCTCCGACCTTTCGGAAATCGTCGTGATCAGTAAAGACGGAAAGTATCGCGTCACGAAAGTAAGCGACAAGGCCTTCTTCGGAAAGAACCTGCTTTATGTAGGCGTGTTCAACCGTGGTGACGAGCGTACGATCTACAACGTGATCTACCGCGACGGAAAGAGCAGCATCTATTACGCAAAGCGCTTCTCCATCACCTCGGTCACCAGAGACAAGGAATACGACATCACTCAGGGCAAACCTGGTTCTGACATAATCTGGTTCACGGTCAACCACAACGGCGAAGCCGAGACAGTAAGAATCAACTTCAGGCCAAAGCCGAAGCTCAAGAAGAGTTCAATGGAGTACGATTTCTCCACTCTTGCCATCAAGGGCAAGGCTTCCCGCGGTAATCTTGTAAGCAAGAACGCCATCCAGAAGATAGTACTCAAGGCCAAGGGCGTTTCCACCATCAGCGGCAAAGATATCTGGTACGACGAGGACGTTCAGCGCCTCAACGAGGATTCAAGAGGACGCTACCTCGGACAGTTCGATTCCGATGACAAGGTACTCGCTATCTTCAGCAACGGTACTTATTATACGACTTCGTTCGACTTGAGCAACCGTTACCAGGGCGATGTGCTTGCAATCGAGAAACTCGATCCTTCGAAGACATATACCGCCCTCTACTGGGACGGAGCAGCCAAGGCATTCTATGTCAAGCGCTTCTCCTTCACAGTCAGCGACAATACTTCCGTCAGCTTCATCTCCGACGCCAAGGGCTCATACCTTGTCGCAATCAGCGAGGACAAGCACCCGCAGATCCTCGTCACCTTCGGAGGCAAATACGAACATCGCGAGGCCGAAGCCATCGATGCCGAAGAGTTCATCGCTAAGAAGGGGCTTGCCGCCAAGGGCAAGAAGTGCCATCAGTATGATCTCAAGAAAGTCGAGTTCATCGAGCCTCTCGTGAAAGAGGATGACGAACCGGAGGAGGAAATCCAGGAGGATGTCCAGGAGGAAATCCCTGACGACGTACTCGAAGTCAACGAGACTGAAATGCCTTCTGCAGCCCCTGCAGCGGACTCCGGAGCCAAGGCCGGAGATGTCATCGACCTCGGCGAGGACGATATTCCTGACGACGAACCTACCCTTTTCGATCTATGA
- a CDS encoding shikimate kinase, with amino-acid sequence MIIALTGFMGCGKSSVGRELQTLLGCPLTDLDSYIEEKTGRSIPEIFSEEGEASFRQHEHDCLKRFLEETPEDETVILSLGGGTLTTDGCRDLIKSRTKCVYLRASLDTLEENLRDGVEGRPLLKGSGSLRSKISEMMKKRGPVYETAADIIVDTDGKSFAETAETIKKIMDGDDTVK; translated from the coding sequence ATGATAATAGCTCTTACCGGTTTCATGGGCTGCGGCAAAAGCAGCGTCGGGAGGGAACTCCAGACTCTGCTCGGATGCCCTCTGACCGATCTTGACAGCTATATCGAAGAGAAGACCGGGCGCTCTATTCCGGAGATATTCTCGGAAGAAGGAGAAGCCTCTTTCAGACAGCATGAACATGACTGTCTGAAGCGGTTTCTGGAAGAAACGCCTGAAGATGAGACCGTCATCCTGTCTCTTGGAGGAGGCACGCTTACTACGGATGGCTGCAGAGACCTCATAAAGTCCCGGACAAAGTGCGTCTATCTCCGTGCGAGCCTTGATACGCTCGAAGAGAATCTCCGCGACGGAGTCGAAGGAAGACCCCTGTTAAAGGGCTCCGGCAGCCTTAGGAGCAAGATTTCGGAGATGATGAAAAAACGCGGTCCGGTCTATGAAACCGCAGCGGACATAATCGTAGATACAGACGGGAAGTCTTTTGCGGAGACCGCAGAGACGATAAAAAAGATCATGGACGGAGACGACACGGTCAAATGA